In Pan troglodytes isolate AG18354 chromosome 20, NHGRI_mPanTro3-v2.0_pri, whole genome shotgun sequence, the genomic window TAGTATTTACCCATGGAAACTAACTggaaatttaaataatgtaaaattctAGTATGTTTGTTTGatcttgttaattttcttccttACTAGTAAGCCTGATACTGTGATTGCAAATGGAGAAGATACGACATCTtctgaagaggaaaaggaagatcgTAACACAAATGTGAATGCGATGCATCAAGTGACAGACTCTCATACTCCTTGTCATAAGGATGTTGCAAGTTCAGAACCATTCAGTGGTCAAGTGAATAGTCAGTTGAACTGTTCAGTGAATGGTTCCAGTTCTTAccacagtgatgatgatgatgatgatgatgaagacgACGACGACGATGACGACAACATTGACGACGATGGTGGTGATAACGACCATGAGGCTTTAGGGGTTGGAGATAATTCTATACCAACAATATATTTTTCACATACTGTTGAGCCTAAGAGGGTTTGTATACTTTTAACTTTACTAATTTTGCATATAATTTGAACATTAAGCATTATGATATTTTTTAGAAGAGCAATATTAACAATCATTATCATTGTGGATAGTGCCAGACAGGAAAATCATCTTTTGCCTCTTGTTCTGAccaatttaagaagaaaaagggaaaaaaaaatttagttagcTGGTATTGGTCCATTGTTCTCTGAAACAATGCGTTGTTTGGGGTCTGGAAGGGGATCAGATTTGAGTGGCAACTACTGTAACTTCACCTGTCCTTCATTCAGAGAGTTTTCTTAAGAATCCTGGAGTTAATTATATTGTGGACATTTTGGTGTGCTTAGGATGTTGAAAGTGACTGCATtagttaaatttttaattatgccAGGTTGTTTTCTATGGACATAAAATGAATACTTCATAGGCACAAAGGGAAAATGTAGGAGGAAGTAAAAATTAGTTTCTTTTCTGACAAAGTAAATATAAACATCTGTGGATAATCATGACTTAGAATTTTGGCATTTTAGAGCTGGGGGTGACTGGAGATTTTCTAATACAGAGTTTTAAAGCTTTTCTCTAGTATGAAAAGCCTTTTGTTCCCTCCATACTTACTGTAGAATCCCAGTATTTAAAATAGATCAAAGCAGCTTGGCTCTGATTGAAGGAAGGATAGGCTGCCTTAAGTCCATCTTTGCCCTCACTCTGCTCCATGTACTGCTCTAAGGGGACACTGGGAATTCGTCTAATTCGTCTTTCTCAGGGAAATTTAAGGCCTAGAAGACATAGATCTGGTTGGCAACAAAACAGGAACTCTTTCGCCTCTGAGTGCCCTTTCTACACAATATCCCGATTGCCTGTATCAGAGTTAAGGGTCTGTGGTATCATTCTTAAGTGTGTGTGATTATTATTTAGTGAAATATGtttaaaacatatttgatatTTCTTAGCTTCCTAAAGTTATTCCTGCTCCTATATGAAGTGAAataattgtttgtgtttttatattctaATATGTCAGACTGAAGGGGTCTTCCCCTGATTCTTCGGGAAAAGTTGACTGAGATGATTAGCCAGAAAAAAAGGTCGCTTTTTAATCTTTTGCCAGGCTTttacttttttcctgttttcatttagataaaacagaaagaacaaatatTATTTGCAGGAACGTTACAGGTAATAGTGGTCATTATTGTGGAAAGTATGCTGTAAGTGCTGACTAGGGATAGAAAAATAACATGTTAACCCCATGTGAACCCTGAACAggcttggtttttatttttttactccttcaatttctaaaaattagagatgttttaaaaattctaaataggCATTATTTAATAGTACTTTTATGACTTAAAGGTTGTAttcttactgaatttttgtttatACTCTTTCTTTTGAAATACATAATTCAAGCCAAACGCTTATATCAAAGGAATGGGGTGATGGGAAGTTTATAAGAAATCTAGCATTTAGTTCAAATGTATTTTGCTTTCTCTACGATAATAAAGACACTGAAGACTAGGATTTGTTAATAAAGAAGATTTTCTTTAGATGTCATAGATCTATGAgataaggactttttaaaaaattccatctgATAATGCACATCATTTCAGCATCAGAAAATTTCAGCTGCCTCTCTTACTATTATTTCTTTAGTTATAGagtttatttgttttggtttcaCTTTGATTTAATTTGTCAAAAGATTCTTAATTTCTTGCTCTGAAATTTTAGGTCCGAATAAATACTGGAAAGAATACCACTTTAAAAttcagtgaaaagaaagaagaagccaAACGTAAACGAAAGAACAGCACTGGCAGTGGCCACTCTGCCCAGGAGCTGCCGACCATCAGGACGCCTGCAGACATTTACAGGTGGGAGGCGCTCACAGCTGCAGGGCAGTCTGCTGGCCTTGCCTCTCTTTCTGCCACTGAACCTTTACTGGAGAAAGTTGACTGTAACACAGAAGACCCTCACTGAAAAGTGAAGTGTTCTGAGGAGTTAACTTAGGATCTGATAGGCTGACCGGCTGTAGCTTCCCAGTCCAGAGCAGTGGGaatggaggatttttttttttttcactttctcctcTTCACCAGTGCTTTTGAAACATTTCCAAATGGTCTAGTCAGAAAATCTTGTATCTTCAGAAAGCATTTTTGTTTCCAGTGGGCTAGGTCCCTATGTTTCTACCACAGCCGTAACATGCTTGGCATGCAGTTTACCTTTTCAGAGTAGAAATTATACtgttgcaggttttttttttccttttttttggaatTGTTTGTTGAGAAAACTATCACTTGAAAATACCTACTGTTTTTATGACCCTTATTTATAAATCAGTGAAAATTGCTAAATGTATACGTGGATCTAAAACTTTATGTAGAATTTTGGCAAACCATGCTATTGCCACCTAGGACATGCTTAAAAATAACATGCTGTGtttttgttctcactcataggtgggaattgaacaatgagaacacttggacacggggtggggaacaccacacaccggggtctgtcatggggtggggggaggggggaaggatagcattaggagatacacctaatgtaaatgatgagttaatgggtgcagcacaccaacatggcacatgtatacatatgtaacaaacctgcacgttgtgcacatgtaccctagaacttaaagtataataaaataaataaataacatgctGTGTTTTATTATTAGGCCAgagaaatatctttcaaaatagtATGAAGATACCATTTGAGGCTATAAAATTATTGTGATTGTGACTATTTTAGATATAAGattgtaataaaaattttcagattAATTTCTAGAATAGATTCAAGGAAATTTTCAAAAAGTTGTTCTCAGTTTTATGAGTTACGTATAGTGAATGCATATGTGTTTTGAATATCACAGAGCCTTTGTTGATGTTGTGAATGGAGAATATGTCCCTCGCAAATCCATCCTGAAGTCTCGAAGTAGAGAGAATAGTGTGTGTAGCGACACCAGTGAAAGCAGTGCTGCTGAATTTGATGATAGGCGGGGAGTTTTGAGGAGTATCAGCTGCGAAGAAGCCACTTGCAGTGACACCAGTGAGAGCATTTTGGAAGAGGAACCacaagaaaatcaaaagaaacttttgcCCTTATCAGTAACAcctgaggtgtgtgtgtgtatcttttaattctttatttcataTAGTATCTTTGACCAGTTTTAGCTATTTAATCTGAAAAGTCATAAGATTAAATTAATTCTAGGTTTTATACTTTCTTGGtactaattaataaaaaatagtcaCAAACAGTACAAATATTGTGATAttcaaatagtttattttttgataaaCACATTGCCTGTCTTAACGTTCTATTTCAGCAAAATGGGAAATTTAAAAGGTCTTACTTGGCATTATGTATTACATTTGTAGCTAGGAAATTATTTcgcagtttattttaaataaattaccagtAGGTCATTTTCTGATAGTGTAAGGAGCAGATTACATTATTCTCTTTTAAATGCCTTGGctaagttaaagaaaaataatgcatgcaTAGCAGATAATTATCTAAAGTCTAATATTTTACCCTGTACCAGTGAAACTTAACTCTTGGGGGATTATGGAATTGTTTTATAATCTGATGAAAGCTGTAGACCCTGTCCATAGAAAAAATAGTGCGCACTCAATACACTTTCACCCACCACGCTTCTTACAGTTTTTGGTGGTGGTGCAGGGGAGGTTAGGAAATCCCCAAATAAGGATGTCTGTGAAATATAAGGCtattgatttcttcattcttgtgTTTTGGTGCGTATTTGaagttttcaatttaaaaagtatttaggaAGATTGGGGAACCCATGCCTGGATCAAACCAGTGTACACATTTGTATATACAATaagatacatgcatatgtataacCTTATCTAAAAATTCCATTGCTTTTACTAAATGGTATTATACTCAGTGTATTAAATGGTAATTGGGGATGGAGATTGGTAGCATTTAGGGACAGTACATATGACTAGAATGTTTTCTTCCCCTCTTCTTAGTATAATGATCTTAGGTGACCTGGAAAGTATCTTACCTTATTTGATAGTCTTCCATACTGTTAGAAAACAGGTAATGGATGTTATCAGGTAATTGctgataaatgtttgaaaattagTTTTTTGTAAGGACTTAGTGTATCATGGTACAGCTAGAGTGTGGaacctattttttatttcacccTTAGTAGCTTTGCATTTTGTATGGAAATGTTTAGTAGTAGTTGCTATAAATTTTTTAACATCAGAGAAATAGTTCATGATTATGGTAAGTACTTTGGAAGATATCCTTTTCAGTATCTTTTTAAATGCTAAAATACCTCTTTTTCAAAGGCATTTTAaatagaagaaggagaagaaggctCTATGCTCATCGTGATAAAGTGGAGTTTTTAGGAAAGTAAGCTTTAAGCTGCTTTTACCAGTTGAACTCCAAAAATAATGTAGGAGAGAGAtggctttctttgtttttgtttcagtgGTGGGACAAGGTAGAAGAAGgtggctttttaaattatttaggtGTTACGTTGTTTTAACTAATTTTGAGCACTTGGTAGacagaggaaaacaaaatgtacattaaagTTCACCTGTCAAATTTTCATTTGTAGAGGGAAGGATGGAGGTTCTAAATACCagcaatcttaaaaaaaaaaaaaaattaactccttGAGTCTTACCTATTTTTGTATAAAACGACATGTACAGATATTTCCAGCAATTTATGCACATTCTTTAATTCTGTTCCAGTTGAACATATAGTTGACCAGATTAAATGCAGCAAACATCCAGGTGAAAttgagtcatttctttttttgtggaacttctgatttctgtcattgagttaattatattaaaattttgaaaccTGTACTTATTCCTACTAGTATcagcacttttatttttcaacttccactgatcttttaaaattgaggcaatatgcagtaaaatatttaaataattgcaTAAACACCACCAAAGAGATATCAGTTAGAAATGTCAGTACTGGTGAAACTAAGCTATTGGCTAGCAGGCAGCAAGGCCATCATAGGATAGCTCATTCATCAACTGATGTACAAAAGTCAGAGTTTGACACCctaatagcatttttattttaatacattatttttcacaGCATGGgctggacatgaatggaatgtaTGAAAGTTTGAAGaccttttatttatccatttcttttttttcccagataaaatttacattttacattttgttttcttgcatGTATACTGTAAAAATTACTTCTGTTTGGTGGTGAAATTAAAACTTAATGGTGTTGGTTTCTCTGAACAATTAGTATTTTGCTGTAGTAGTGTTGTCTAGCCAAAAATCTTGTGAATTtacttttaatgaaaagaattgcCAAATTAGTGAATGGGAAGATTTTGTGGGTgtcttatttgcattttattaccATAACCTGACTTTTGTTTTCTAGGCTTTTTCTGGAACTGTTATAGAAAAAGAATTTGTATCACCTTCCttaacaccacacccagccattgcTCATCCTGCACTACCCACTATTCCAGAACGAAAGGAAGTTCTGTTGGAAGCATCAGAAGAAACtggaaagagggtttcaaagttTAAAGCTGCCAGATTGCAACAGAAAAACTAGGCCCTGTCTAGGAAATGGGAATTTACATCCTAAAACCTAGTTGTTCATTTGTTTAGAATATCTATAGCAAAATAGGTTACATGTGGTTTGAAATAAGGTATCCTGAGTTACTTTGGCAACAAGTTCTTTTACCCTTACCAGtggtatttgaaaaaaatcaaggtaACTGTCTGAATACTTTAATATCAGCTTGTTTTGTTAATTCTCTGAATACTGTCAACACTCTTGTCTAAGTTTGCCTTTATGATGCAGTGGCAGCATTTTGAATTACTTTTCAAAGAATACTGTTCATATGCATTGTTTTTGTGTTTCAAACTAAATACAGGCAGTTTTGTGCCAGCTGTGATATTGTGCATACCATATGgaccattttaaagaaaaattttaaaatttcaaatagatTCAACAATTACATTACttgctttcacattttaaaggcactttaaaaaaatctacttctCTTGTAGGTTTTGCGGCTAGTTGGCTATTCAAGAAACCTCGCCCCTCTGAATGTCATACTGTAATCTTTAAGGAAGAAAGCTACATGAATTAATTGTACTCTATGGGAAAATTTCTTTGGAAAGAtattttgtaaaacttttttttccaagtAAAAACTTtatgaaacttggtctcaaaaatgtTGTGAACTTTATGATTCAAAATTGAGTACAGATATGTCCTTGATTCATATGTATGCTACATGTATCACACAACAGATCTGGAATTCTTTCAGTTCCTCAGATACTTCTCCCTTAGTTTTTGCAGTTTCACTGGGATTATGTTTTGGGAAACAAGGAAAGGTCTAGatgcttaaacattttaaataaaaattccttaCAGTTTCATCTTCCCaacattttcattctttaagGCTACTTTCCTACTAACTGAAATAACACATTTACTTTTACCACAAttcctcaaaataaagaaatttattctAACATTGAAAATAACATTACAAGTTAATCATTAGCTTGATGCATGCTAAAATGtagcttttaaaaagcattctgcATTAGTACTAAAATAAGCCATCAATGCCAGTCCACCCTCTATTCATggctaaatatttaaaggttattTATAGCTTCTTTAATGAATTCTTCTTAAACAAAGTGAAATTATGTCCTAGAAAAGTAGAAGCTATTCGTAACTAGAGCAGTGCAACTTTAAAGTTttatgaatatgtattttaatgaCAAGGGGGCGAGCTTGCATCCCCTCTAGTTAATGGATAATTCAAACCGAGGACTGATTTTGAAAGATCACCTAAAAATGTAGATTTGTTGTTTAGTAAATTTAGATCAACTATGCATATATTTTGTAGTTAAATCTTTCAGTCCATGCCCCAACCTTCACCAAAACCAAAGCAGAAATTACACACACAAAGATGCTCCCGTTAGGAATTGCTATTCACATGAGGCTTTCTGTGCtagatttttttctcagaaaCAAACTTTACTGTAGGACTATTGTGGTGTTCTTAACAGATTTGTAATTTCAAGATGCgtgtcattaaataatttttcatgttcACAAACTTGATTTTGAGCCTGTCTATGTTACATCTTTCAGATAGGTTTTCCCTCATAGAACAAGATGGTAGTAGAAGCAGATAAAGTGTTTGATAACACATTTTTGCGTGTTCTGCTCTGGAGACCATGAAATAGTGTTGCCCCATTTCATAGCTTCAGTCTTATAACAGAGTAttaaattgtaatttaaaattatagctTTTTTATATTAAAGTTTGGGACAAAATGAAGCTGGTCTTACCTGTTCTGTTTTAAACCATTATAAAACAGAACAGCAGACCAAGAGATTCtcttttaaactttctattttgaaatataataacTTTAGTCTTTCAGAAAATTGCACTGAATAGTACcaagagttcccatataccctcaTTTCATTCAGCCTCCCTCAATATTGTAATATAGAACCGTAATATAATTATCCAAATCAGGAAATTTATGTTGGTGCAATAGCGTTAGACCTAAATTACAGATCTTACTTGAATTTCACCAACTTTTCCACCAAATTTTCCATTAGAAAAAGAACTAGTGTTCTTCTGTTCCCCACATCTTGTCTATGACCCTATCTTGCATTTATTTGTTACTTACTGCTCCTTAGTCTTTCCTCCAATCTCAGACAGTTCCTCAGTTTGTCTTTCATAACTTTGAtacttttgaagagtactggtgGGATATTTTGAGGATGTTCCTCAGTTTGGATTTGTTTGATATACTCAGATGCCTTGAGGTTTTGCAATTTTGAAGAGAATACCACAGAAAATGCATCATATCAAGAGGTGCATTCTAGTGTGTCATTTCAAGTTCCTTATTTTGGTGTATCAGTCTtaatcacttggttaaggtggtgtctgccaggtATCTCCACTGCAAAATTACTGTTTCCCTTTGTAGTTAATATCTTGGGAGAGATACATGAGACATGAAAATTCTTTTCTCCTCCAACTTATGCTAAGTTTTGCATTCATTAGTGGATCTTGTCTGTAACAATTACCACTGTGGTGTTTGCCTAAAGGTGATTTTCTGTTTTGctcttttgcacatttatttcttGAAATTCTTTTATAATAACAAGCTTTGCCTCCATACCTCTCTCTCCAagtttatttgattatttaaatcTGTGGACACctggatattttattatatgggTTAAAATTCATTACTTACTATCAttgttttgttgctcaaattcTTCTGCATTTGCCCATTAGGAACTCCTTTGAGTTAACTCCTAAGTTCTTTAACAAGTTCCCATATTTTTTTGAACACTTTCTTACTGGCACCACAAAATACTACAGGACCATCTATTTTTCCTCTCCCAGCCCTGGAAACAACCACTTCAAGGAACCCTGGTTCCTTTAATTggaaaatggtatttagaaaccaacaTTTGTTCATTTAAGTATACTAATTGCCAATAGGGTGTCATTGCCTCTTGGGCCTTTCAGGAGATACAGctaggaaatatatgtatgtgtattaatGAATATACATTTATGTGTCTGCTTATTAAAAACTCATGAGTTTTGTACTGATACTTCTGATTCTAATTTAACACCACAGGATTAATTTCTGGTTTtccttatttgttattttttccaacATGGGTAACCTGCCTCTTGTCTGCAGTGTATTTacttactgtttttttgttgttgtttcagtgTAATATACATGTAGTTTCAGAAGAGCTAATTCATACCCTAGGAAAAACACATTAACTACATTGCACTGTTCTGCAATTCTTTTTGGGTTTTGCCTCATATATCAGTCAAGAAACAGTTTTTCAAAGTTACTGAGGTTCTTTTCTTTCCCACCCTCTCTGATCTGTGGACTGATTTGTACTCTTGGTCCATTTTTTACTATTTGAGTGTTCTCTCCACAGCCTGGTTGATTTTAATGGTTTATTTTTTCAGTATGTGAAACATGGTTTTCAGAGTGTGAGCTTTGTAAAAGGATATACATGGAGAAGTGTTGTTCGTACCTCATTCCTACCACCCCGTTCCCAGCTGCTTTCTCTCACTTTCCCACCTGCCCATAGTAAGTAAGCTCTAGTTTCTTGTTTAGCCTTTCTATGTCTCTTGTGCACAAATCCCCACCTACCTACTATAAAGAACCAGTGTTTTTAGCTTCTGGTTTAACTTTTCTATATTCTATACTCATCgcaaatacatgtatattttctttttcctttttttcttttcttttttctttttttttgagacagggtcacttttgcccaggctcaagtgcagtggtgcaatctcggctcactgcaacctctgcctcctgcgttcaggtgattctcatgcctcaacctcctgagcagctgggactacaggtacgtgccaccatgcgcaggtaatttttttgtgtgtgtgtgtgttttggtagagacagcgttttgcatcttggtcaggttggtctagaactcctgacctcaagtgatctacctccctcagcctcccaaagtgctggaattacaggcgtgagccactgtgcccggccaattttcttacatgcatttatttcttacatgaaGAAAGACATTGTCCATTGCACTTTAattttttcagttaatattatgcCCTTGCAATCCCTCTGTATcagtttttctgccttctttttttttaaacagctataGTACTCCGTTGTATAGATGGTACATAATTTGTTCAGCCACTTTCCTAGGTATGGGCGTTTAGGTTGTTTGTGATGTTTGGCAATTACATATAATGATGCAATGAATAACTTTATATACGTATTTTTGTATCATTAGAGGTATATCTTCAGAGTAGATTTCTAGGAGTAGGACTGTTGGGCCATATGAACACttactttgatttctttaaaacataGTAAAATCTGTTTTGAAGTATATTTGTTTTGTTCCCTTATTGAGGACatagtggttttttttgtttgtttgtttgagacggagtctcgctctgttgcccaggctggagcgcagtggcccgatcttggctcactgcaagctctgcctcctggttcacgccattctcctgcctcagcctcccgagtagctggcactataggcacctgccaccacgcccggctaattttttgtatttttagtagagacggggtttcactgtgttagccaggatggtcttgatctcctgaccttgtgatccgcccgcctcggcctcccaaagtgctgggtttacaggcgtgtgccaccacgcctggcccgagGACATAGTTTTAACATATACGTATGTCTGCATATCATTGATGATTTTTTAGAATGATTCTGGGGCAGTATGGTATCTTAAAGGGGTTTCAGAATCATTAAAAACATTGTGTTACATAATGATTATGTTCATTTtactaaaatgtgatttttaaaaaattggtcacGCATATT contains:
- the URI1 gene encoding unconventional prefoldin RPB5 interactor 1 isoform X6, with translation MTTWSSLQGSHVSKRALAYALVVTNCQERIQHWKKVDNDYNALRERLSTLPDKLSYNIMVPFGPFAFMPGKLVHTNEVTVLLGDNWFAKCSAKQAVGLVEHRKEHVRKTIDDLKKVMKNFESRVEFTEDLQKMSDAAGDIVDIREEIKCDFEFKAKHRIAHKPHSKPKTSDIFEADIANDVKSKDLLADKELWARLEELERQEELLGELDSKPDTVIANGEDTTSSEEEKEDRNTNVNAMHQVTDSHTPCHKDVASSEPFSGQVNSQLNCSVNGSSSYHSDDDDDDDEDDDDDDDNIDDDGGDNDHEALGVGDNSIPTIYFSHTVEPKRVRINTGKNTTLKFSEKKEEAKRKRKNSTGSGHSAQELPTIRTPADIYRAFVDVVNGEYVPRKSILKSRSRENSVCSDTSESSAAEFDDRRGVLRSISCEEATCSDTSESILEEEPQENQKKLLPLSVTPEVLRLVGYSRNLAPLNVIL
- the URI1 gene encoding unconventional prefoldin RPB5 interactor 1 isoform X9, with the protein product MHWKKVDNDYNALRERLSTLPDKLSYNIMVPFGPFAFMPGKLVHTNEVTVLLGDNWFAKCSAKQAVGLVEHRKEHVRKTIDDLKKVMKNFESRVEFTEDLQKMSDAAGDIVDIREEIKCDFEFKAKHRIAHKPHSKPKTSDIFEADIANDVKSKDLLADKELWARLEELERQEELLGELDSKPDTVIANGEDTTSSEEEKEDRNTNVNAMHQVTDSHTPCHKDVASSEPFSGQVNSQLNCSVNGSSSYHSDDDDDDDEDDDDDDDNIDDDGGDNDHEALGVGDNSIPTIYFSHTVEPKRVRINTGKNTTLKFSEKKEEAKRKRKNSTGSGHSAQELPTIRTPADIYRAFVDVVNGEYVPRKSILKSRSRENSVCSDTSESSAAEFDDRRGVLRSISCEEATCSDTSESILEEEPQENQKKLLPLSVTPEVLRLVGYSRNLAPLNVIL